Proteins encoded within one genomic window of Bdellovibrio sp. ArHS:
- a CDS encoding response regulator transcription factor, translated as MRILVVEDQVKMATFLKKGLAEVGYAVDLAESGSAAESYMAQGDYDLVILDVMLPDQSGIDTARHIRRDGYEGPILMLTALSTTKDKVNGLDAGADDYLTKPYSFDELHARVRALLRRKGAANNGNHSNTLKYADLELDLIQRKARRSGQEISLTTKEFALLEYFMRNPERPLGRVSIAEHVWDIHFDSESNVIDVYINLLRKKIDAPFAKRLIHTVVGTGYVLKENL; from the coding sequence ATGCGGATTCTCGTCGTTGAAGATCAAGTCAAAATGGCGACCTTTCTAAAGAAAGGCCTGGCTGAAGTCGGTTACGCCGTGGACCTGGCTGAAAGTGGCTCGGCGGCTGAATCCTATATGGCTCAAGGCGATTACGATCTTGTCATTCTGGATGTGATGCTGCCGGATCAAAGCGGTATCGACACCGCCCGCCACATCCGTCGCGATGGCTATGAAGGGCCGATTCTGATGCTCACGGCGCTTTCCACAACGAAGGACAAAGTAAACGGTCTTGACGCCGGGGCTGACGATTATTTGACGAAGCCTTACTCTTTCGATGAACTTCATGCCCGTGTGCGCGCCCTCTTACGCCGTAAAGGTGCTGCCAACAATGGCAATCACAGCAACACGTTGAAATACGCCGACCTGGAATTGGATCTGATCCAGCGCAAAGCGCGCCGTTCAGGCCAGGAGATCTCGTTAACTACGAAAGAATTCGCGTTGCTAGAATACTTCATGCGCAATCCTGAGCGACCGCTGGGGCGAGTCTCTATTGCTGAGCATGTATGGGATATCCACTTTGATTCCGAAAGCAATGTGATTGACGTTTATATCAATCTGCTGCGTAAAAAAATTGACGCTCCTTTTGCGAAACGACTGATTCACACAGTTGTGGGCACGGGTTATGTTCTTAAAGAAAATCTATAA
- a CDS encoding HAMP domain-containing sensor histidine kinase: MFLKKIYNFLSSFSIRLRLSLIFVLIFGATTIFFNMFLFKMMIDTLQQDFDDALFNYSVDVSEGIEIGVKGDLSFPPLRLDHGKILPFPLGTALIQVRHSSGAVLARVGNFGEFNPPYKKDFDRIWKGEEATYRTIEHIRNIPSAEADSYRLISFPLDNAAKPQLLLQIAVPMTLMETQISQRLTLLQVGIPFVLLIATLGGMFLSARALNPVNNMINTAKEIKASELSQRVPIPNANDEIKKLALTLNEMLDRIQQAFLSQERFVADASHQLLTPLTIMRGELELLQKAEKRDVDQFIKSALQEVDNLSGIVQEMLLLARVDAGIGALNFQDLALDEVIFEVLPRCEKLANSKNIKLKLNINNETKDDRKMVRGDNDLLQNLIVNIIENAIKYSPNNEVVTMTLVWRDEFTQFIVEDHGPGVPEDQLPFIFERFSRGSNMETRVKGFGLGLAIAQKIAILHNAKLNAQNHPGLGARFTFEIKNI, translated from the coding sequence ATGTTCTTAAAGAAAATCTATAATTTTCTTTCCAGCTTCAGCATCCGTCTGCGTCTGTCGTTGATCTTCGTGTTGATTTTCGGAGCCACGACCATTTTCTTTAACATGTTTCTTTTTAAGATGATGATCGACACCCTTCAGCAGGACTTTGACGATGCCCTCTTCAACTACTCCGTCGACGTCTCTGAAGGCATCGAAATCGGTGTCAAAGGCGACTTAAGCTTTCCTCCTTTGCGTTTGGATCACGGTAAAATTCTGCCCTTCCCACTGGGAACAGCGCTGATCCAAGTACGTCACAGCTCCGGTGCGGTTTTGGCCCGTGTGGGAAATTTCGGGGAGTTCAATCCACCCTATAAAAAAGACTTTGACCGCATTTGGAAAGGCGAGGAAGCCACTTACCGTACCATTGAGCACATCCGTAACATCCCCTCGGCAGAAGCCGACTCTTATCGCCTGATCTCTTTTCCTCTGGACAATGCCGCCAAGCCTCAGTTGCTGTTGCAAATTGCGGTTCCTATGACTTTGATGGAGACTCAGATTTCCCAGCGCCTGACCTTGCTGCAAGTCGGGATTCCCTTCGTGTTGTTGATTGCAACTTTGGGGGGAATGTTCCTTTCGGCGCGCGCCCTGAACCCCGTCAACAACATGATCAACACGGCCAAGGAAATTAAAGCCAGCGAACTGTCCCAACGCGTCCCGATTCCCAACGCCAATGACGAAATCAAAAAGCTCGCGCTGACACTGAATGAAATGCTGGATCGAATTCAACAAGCTTTTTTAAGTCAGGAGCGCTTCGTCGCGGATGCCTCTCACCAATTACTGACTCCGTTAACGATCATGCGGGGCGAACTGGAGCTTCTGCAAAAAGCAGAAAAGCGGGATGTTGATCAATTCATCAAAAGCGCGCTGCAAGAGGTGGACAATCTTTCCGGCATTGTGCAAGAGATGCTTTTGCTAGCGCGGGTGGATGCGGGCATTGGCGCTTTGAATTTTCAGGATCTAGCCCTGGACGAAGTGATTTTTGAAGTCCTGCCCCGTTGTGAGAAACTGGCCAACTCCAAAAATATCAAATTGAAGCTGAATATTAATAATGAGACCAAAGACGATCGCAAAATGGTCCGCGGTGATAACGATCTTTTACAGAACCTTATTGTTAACATCATTGAGAATGCCATCAAGTACTCCCCCAATAACGAAGTTGTGACGATGACTCTCGTTTGGCGGGATGAATTCACGCAGTTCATCGTTGAAGATCACGGCCCGGGTGTTCCCGAAGATCAACTCCCCTTCATATTTGAACGCTTCTCGCGCGGTTCAAATATGGAAACCCGTGTTAAAGGCTTTGGTCTTGGTTTGGCGATCGCGCAAAAGATCGCCATTCTTCATAACGCCAAGTTAAACGCCCAGAACCATCCTGGACTAGGCGCGCGCTTCACTTTCGAAATTAAAAACATTTAA